The nucleotide sequence gtgtgtttactgtcTGAGTGTTTAATGTCTGTGTGCTTGCTTCCTTTCAGGAAACGACAGCGCAGTGGTGGTGATGAGGAAGGTGGCCACCTGGTGCCCCAAGCCAAGAGGCAAAGTAGAGctcaccccctctctcctgAGCCGGGCCGGGATGCCTGGGACTCCGAGGTACAGATAAGTGTCAGTGTGGAAAAAATCTCTTAATActgaagaaagtgaaacagatgcaaaccaaacacattttcagtagaagcgttttttgtttgttatgtggggacctaaatgacaaaaacattgaTGGCTTTCAATTTGCACAAGCAGGATGTGTAAACATGAACTTATGTTCACAGACAGGTACATTTATTGGACAGTTTTTACAATAATAATTGTGTGTTATCATCTGCATTATGTGTACGCATATGCAGAAATCAAATTAGGTGAATGAAAAGAAGTTGGGCAATACTTTACAACTTTCAATATCACTGATCCATGGAAGAATACTTTAAGTCATGGGAAATTGAATATGTGAATATGATGAATATGTTTTACCTCAGTTATCATGTTGTCTTTAGCTCATATGATGCACATCTCAATCATACTTGAAATAATTAGGACTGTGGGGATGGGGAGGCCGCAAGTAACATCAACAAGGGCTGACAGGACCTAGACAGATGTTTATATAGAGAAACACGTGGTTGACTTTAAACTTGAAACATATCATCAAAGTTTAAAGAGTTGGGAATGCAAAAGCTTTGTGGACTGAACCCACATGGAACCATATCGCATACAAATCAAAGGTTTATTCACACATACTATTCTAGTCCACGTAACTTGTGTGGCATCTAGAAGGGTATGACAAATCAAGCTTTACGCAGATTTTGTGTGGCGTAAATGTGGACTCACAACCACAATGCAACCTTGAAGCTTTGGAGTTCTTTACCATGAGACTGCAGATCTAGTGCCCTGTGAAGGCCACTGTAGCTTTTACACCACAAACAAAGAGTTTGCTTTGAAGTGGACCAATGTCATGTCTACTCAAGAGGCACTGCATATTTGTTTCTACTTCAATCAGTCCAGCTGTCTACATAGGCCACATATTGGTTTGAACGTTAGCTGTGAAGAATGCACATTTATTATAGGTTTACACTTAAGGTCTATTTTCTTGGTGAACGACAGTAACTCTGTCAGAGCGAAACCTGGTTGACCTTCATTCATGAACACAGAAGAAGCCTTGGATGCTGACAGATTCATATCTGTCTGGTCTTAAACAAAGGACTAGGTTTGCAAGGACGCTGCTAATGATGAAATCTACCTTTCAGTCATCCAACAGTGAGAGCAGCATCAGCAGTCCAGAACATGCAGCCGggagctgcagcagtcagtGTGCTGTGGGCCCCTACAGTCCCCTCAGCTCTGGAGACTCCTCAGAACTGGCCGGCCCCACAAACCTGGTGTCCTACCTGC is from Paralichthys olivaceus isolate ysfri-2021 chromosome 5, ASM2471397v2, whole genome shotgun sequence and encodes:
- the LOC138407830 gene encoding protein VCF1; translated protein: MLTENRKRQRSGGDEEGGHLVPQAKRQSRAHPLSPEPGRDAWDSESSNSESSISSPEHAAGSCSSQCAVGPYSPLSSGDSSELAGPTNLVSYLQINRLLREAHFQSLQSRGHLRDT